A window of the Cannabis sativa cultivar Pink pepper isolate KNU-18-1 chromosome X, ASM2916894v1, whole genome shotgun sequence genome harbors these coding sequences:
- the LOC115718016 gene encoding uncharacterized protein LOC115718016 isoform X2: MRDSAYGTSVALAAYGRVLKTHTALTSECGSMLEEVLAITEDLHDVHNLGKDAAGVHHSLMENLSKANTILLPLETVLSKDVAAMTDALAREGDTKMEISPIHGQAIYQSYYLRIRDAFQTLRPLVPSLALYVKGLYSLLIKLAQIASFHAGNLHKALEGLGESQEVKSQGIDQSSADLTADATEFDDKERENLPTSNSKNTKEFPAFAGTSLDDNEWLSPPNSICSSGSESDITSPEASFPGEEMGQLTQDLGRRELPAYQDSIHVAQIDYEEIPLFGKSQPVAEIDETYTGLFNSAANEPSEHQKTIASPSDRKLPAPDALHSSSKSTEENFGGSDEKPSLNKVKIKDEDCESLFPNTSAAARAGRVLRRVEMKLDGQDISDNR; encoded by the exons ATGAGGGATAGTGCTTATGGGACCAGTGTGGCACTAGCAGCATATGGGCGTGTTTTGAAGACTCATACTGCTTTGACTTCTGAATGTGGTTCTATGCTTGAAGAG GTCTTGGCAATAACGGAAGATCTTCATGATGTTCATAATCTGGGAAAGGACGCAGCTGGAGTACACCATTCTCTTATGGAAAATCTTTCAAag GCAAATACAATACTTCTTCCCCTTGAAACAGTGCTGTCTAAAGATGTAGCTGCAATGACCGATGCTCTGGCAAGGGAAGGAGACACCAAGATGGAAATATCTCCTATCCATGGACAAGCTATATATCAGTCTTATTATTTGAGAATTAGGGATGCTTTTCAAACTTTGAGGCCATTGGTACCTTCACTTGCATTGTATGTAAAGGGGCTCTATTCCCTGTTGATCAAGCTTGCGCAAATCGCAAGTTTCCATGCTGGAAATCTTCATAAG GCTCTTGAAGGTCTAGGAGAGAGTCAAGAAGTAAAATCACAAGGAATTGATCAGTCAAGCGCAGACCTTACTGCTGATGCTACTGAATTTGATGACAAGGAGAGAGAAAACCTCCCCACATCAAATTCTAAAAATACTAAAGAGTTTCCCGCATTTGCTGGTACTTCTTTGGATGATAATGAATGGTTATCTCCACCAAATAGTATCTGCAGTAGTGGTTCTGAATCTGATATTACCTCACCTGAAGCAAGTTTTCCTGGTGAAGAAATGGGACAACTTACACAAGATCTTGGGAGGAGAGAATTGCCGGCTTATCAAGATTCTATTCATGTAGCTCAAATTGACTATGAAGAAATTCCACTTTTTGGAAAGTCACAACCTGTAGCAGAGATTGATGAGACTTATACTGGTCTGTTTAATTCAGCAGCTAATGAACCAAGCGAACATCAGAAAACTATAGCTTCACCAAGTGATCGTAAACTTCCTGCTCCTGATGCTTTGCATTCTTCAAGTAAGAGCACTGAGGAAAACTTCGGAGGCAGTGATGAAAAACCTTCGCTGAACAAGGTTAAAATTAAAGATGAAGATTGTGAATCTCTTTTTCCTAATACAAGTGCTGCTGCTCGAGCAGGCAGGG TCTTGAGACGAGTTGAGATGAAACTAGATGGTCAAGACATTTCTGATAACAG GTGA
- the LOC115718016 gene encoding uncharacterized protein LOC115718016 isoform X1 — protein sequence MRDSAYGTSVALAAYGRVLKTHTALTSECGSMLEEVLAITEDLHDVHNLGKDAAGVHHSLMENLSKANTILLPLETVLSKDVAAMTDALAREGDTKMEISPIHGQAIYQSYYLRIRDAFQTLRPLVPSLALYVKGLYSLLIKLAQIASFHAGNLHKALEGLGESQEVKSQGIDQSSADLTADATEFDDKERENLPTSNSKNTKEFPAFAGTSLDDNEWLSPPNSICSSGSESDITSPEASFPGEEMGQLTQDLGRRELPAYQDSIHVAQIDYEEIPLFGKSQPVAEIDETYTGLFNSAANEPSEHQKTIASPSDRKLPAPDALHSSSKSTEENFGGSDEKPSLNKVKIKDEDCESLFPNTSAAARAGRGKNPYAMSVLRRVEMKLDGQDISDNR from the exons ATGAGGGATAGTGCTTATGGGACCAGTGTGGCACTAGCAGCATATGGGCGTGTTTTGAAGACTCATACTGCTTTGACTTCTGAATGTGGTTCTATGCTTGAAGAG GTCTTGGCAATAACGGAAGATCTTCATGATGTTCATAATCTGGGAAAGGACGCAGCTGGAGTACACCATTCTCTTATGGAAAATCTTTCAAag GCAAATACAATACTTCTTCCCCTTGAAACAGTGCTGTCTAAAGATGTAGCTGCAATGACCGATGCTCTGGCAAGGGAAGGAGACACCAAGATGGAAATATCTCCTATCCATGGACAAGCTATATATCAGTCTTATTATTTGAGAATTAGGGATGCTTTTCAAACTTTGAGGCCATTGGTACCTTCACTTGCATTGTATGTAAAGGGGCTCTATTCCCTGTTGATCAAGCTTGCGCAAATCGCAAGTTTCCATGCTGGAAATCTTCATAAG GCTCTTGAAGGTCTAGGAGAGAGTCAAGAAGTAAAATCACAAGGAATTGATCAGTCAAGCGCAGACCTTACTGCTGATGCTACTGAATTTGATGACAAGGAGAGAGAAAACCTCCCCACATCAAATTCTAAAAATACTAAAGAGTTTCCCGCATTTGCTGGTACTTCTTTGGATGATAATGAATGGTTATCTCCACCAAATAGTATCTGCAGTAGTGGTTCTGAATCTGATATTACCTCACCTGAAGCAAGTTTTCCTGGTGAAGAAATGGGACAACTTACACAAGATCTTGGGAGGAGAGAATTGCCGGCTTATCAAGATTCTATTCATGTAGCTCAAATTGACTATGAAGAAATTCCACTTTTTGGAAAGTCACAACCTGTAGCAGAGATTGATGAGACTTATACTGGTCTGTTTAATTCAGCAGCTAATGAACCAAGCGAACATCAGAAAACTATAGCTTCACCAAGTGATCGTAAACTTCCTGCTCCTGATGCTTTGCATTCTTCAAGTAAGAGCACTGAGGAAAACTTCGGAGGCAGTGATGAAAAACCTTCGCTGAACAAGGTTAAAATTAAAGATGAAGATTGTGAATCTCTTTTTCCTAATACAAGTGCTGCTGCTCGAGCAGGCAGGG GCAAAAATCCTTATGCAATGTCAGTCTTGAGACGAGTTGAGATGAAACTAGATGGTCAAGACATTTCTGATAACAG GTGA
- the LOC115718016 gene encoding uncharacterized protein LOC115718016 isoform X3 produces MRDSAYGTSVALAAYGRVLKTHTALTSECGSMLEEVLAITEDLHDVHNLGKDAAGVHHSLMENLSKANTILLPLETVLSKDVAAMTDALAREGDTKMEISPIHGQAIYQSYYLRIRDAFQTLRPLVPSLALYVKGLYSLLIKLAQIASFHAGNLHKALEGLGESQEVKSQGIDQSSADLTADATEFDDKERENLPTSNSKNTKEFPAFAGTSLDDNEWLSPPNSICSSGSESDITSPEASFPGEEMGQLTQDLGRRELPAYQDSIHVAQIDYEEIPLFGKSQPVAEIDETYTGLFNSAANEPSEHQKTIASPSDRKLPAPDALHSSSKSTEENFGGSDEKPSLNKVKIKDEDCESLFPNTSAAARAGRVLRRVEMKLDGQDISDNR; encoded by the exons ATGAGGGATAGTGCTTATGGGACCAGTGTGGCACTAGCAGCATATGGGCGTGTTTTGAAGACTCATACTGCTTTGACTTCTGAATGTGGTTCTATGCTTGAAGAG GTCTTGGCAATAACGGAAGATCTTCATGATGTTCATAATCTGGGAAAGGACGCAGCTGGAGTACACCATTCTCTTATGGAAAATCTTTCAAag GCAAATACAATACTTCTTCCCCTTGAAACAGTGCTGTCTAAAGATGTAGCTGCAATGACCGATGCTCTGGCAAGGGAAGGAGACACCAAGATGGAAATATCTCCTATCCATGGACAAGCTATATATCAGTCTTATTATTTGAGAATTAGGGATGCTTTTCAAACTTTGAGGCCATTGGTACCTTCACTTGCATTGTATGTAAAGGGGCTCTATTCCCTGTTGATCAAGCTTGCGCAAATCGCAAGTTTCCATGCTGGAAATCTTCATAAG GCTCTTGAAGGTCTAGGAGAGAGTCAAGAAGTAAAATCACAAGGAATTGATCAGTCAAGCGCAGACCTTACTGCTGATGCTACTGAATTTGATGACAAGGAGAGAGAAAACCTCCCCACATCAAATTCTAAAAATACTAAAGAGTTTCCCGCATTTGCTGGTACTTCTTTGGATGATAATGAATGGTTATCTCCACCAAATAGTATCTGCAGTAGTGGTTCTGAATCTGATATTACCTCACCTGAAGCAAGTTTTCCTGGTGAAGAAATGGGACAACTTACACAAGATCTTGGGAGGAGAGAATTGCCGGCTTATCAAGATTCTATTCATGTAGCTCAAATTGACTATGAAGAAATTCCACTTTTTGGAAAGTCACAACCTGTAGCAGAGATTGATGAGACTTATACTGGTCTGTTTAATTCAGCAGCTAATGAACCAAGCGAACATCAGAAAACTATAGCTTCACCAAGTGATCGTAAACTTCCTGCTCCTGATGCTTTGCATTCTTCAAGTAAGAGCACTGAGGAAAACTTCGGAGGCAGTGATGAAAAACCTTCGCTGAACAAGGTTAAAATTAAAGATGAAGATTGTGAATCTCTTTTTCCTAATACAAGTGCTGCTGCTCGAGCAGGCAGGG TCTTGAGACGAGTTGAGATGAAACTAGATGGTCAAGACATTTCTGATAACAG GTAA
- the LOC115702473 gene encoding uncharacterized protein LOC115702473 — protein sequence MANSNILSTKPHPLFEECEEHLCRLGDLNATSSASITQKLSGLEDLHNCAEKLLQLPLTRKALVNGRHEKWVDQVVDGSLRLLDMCSAAKDAVLHTKECAREIQSTMRRRRGSLESEIKRYSVSRKVVKKAIQKALRNLKSNDSKNAILSASNKDIETMALAGALGEVEAATLAVFESLLCFVSGPKSQYSKLNSWSLVSKLLMQSKKIGCEEEEKAVNEFENVDSVLQILIQSDKCPLNIENVQTELQCLESCIQNFEERLDRLFRGLIKIRVSFLNILNN from the coding sequence ATGGCTAACTCAAACATTTTATCCACCAAACCACACCCTCTTTTTGAAGAATGTGAAGAACACTTGTGCAGATTAGGGGATTTAAATGCAACTTCTTCAGCTTCAATAACACAAAAGTTGAGTGGTCTTGAGGATTTGCATAATTGTGCTGAGAAGTTGCTTCAGTTGCCCCTCACTCGAAAAGCACTTGTAAATGGCCGCCATGAGAAGTGGGTTGATCAAGTGGTAGATGGTTCCCTGAGGCTGTTGGACATGTGCAGCGCAGCCAAAGACGCCGTGTTACACACCAAGGAATGCGCACGCGAGATCCAATCCAccatgagaagaagaagaggaagtctcGAAAGCGAGATCAAAAGATACTCAGTCTCAAGGAAAGTTGTAAAGAAAGCAATCCAAAAGGCCTTAAGAAATCTAAAGAGTAATGACTCAAAGAATGCAATATTATCTGCTTCAAACAAAGACATCGAAACCATGGCATTGGCTGGAGCATTAGGAGAGGTAGAAGCAGCCACTCTTGCAGTATTTGAGTCCTTGTTGTGCTTTGTTTCTGGGCCAAAGTCACAGTATTCCAAACTAAACAGCTGGTCCTTAGTTTCAAAGCTTTTAATGCAAAGCAAAAAGATTGGATGtgaggaagaagaaaaagctgTGAATGAGTTTGAAAATGTGGATTCTGTATTGCAAATTCTCATTCAGTCTGATAAGTGTCCATTGAACATTGAGAATGTCCAAACTGAGCTGCAATGCCTAGAGTCTTGCATCCAAAACTTTGAAGAAAGACTAGACAGACTCTTTAGGGGTTTGATCAAAATCAGAGTTTCCTTTCTCAACATCCTTAACAACTAG